One window of Salmo salar chromosome ssa11, Ssal_v3.1, whole genome shotgun sequence genomic DNA carries:
- the mrps24 gene encoding 28S ribosomal protein S24, mitochondrial: MAASLSCRSVILSIALARVGTSICVNSGTRTLHVTAVCCKNRAARIRVGKGDRPLTYEQALHPHHIGHRKGWLSQHTGNLQGEGGASDRTVEDVFVRRFIFGTFHNCLANEVVIKRRGNMLVVCALMLQKLPPQKFYFLIGYTETLLSHFYKCPVKMEIQTLADKAVYKYL; this comes from the exons ATGGCTGCGTCTTTGAGCTGTCGGAGTGTGATATTATCG ATCGCGCTTGCCAGAGTCGGTACTTCGATATGCGTCAACTCTGGAACACGAACACTTCATGTCACTGCAGTATGCTGCAAG AATCGGGCAGCACGTATCCGAGTGGGGAAAGGAGACCGACCACTGACCTACGAGCAagccctccacccccaccacatAGGCCATCGCAAGGGATGGCTTTCCCAGCACACTg GCAActtacagggagagggaggagcatcCGATCGTACAGTAGAGGACGTGTTCGTGCGCCGTTTCATCTTCGGCACCTTCCATAACTGCCTAGCCAATGAGGTTGTGATAAAGCGGCGAGGGAACATGCTGGTGGTGTGTGCCCTGATGTTGCAGAAACTCCCTCCTCAGAAGTTCTACTTCCTTATTGGCTACACAGAGACACTGCTCTCCCACTTCTACAAGTGTCCCGTCAAGATGGAGATCCAGACCTTAGCGGACAAGGCTGTCTACAAGTACCTCTGA